The following proteins are encoded in a genomic region of Arcobacter cloacae:
- a CDS encoding TIR domain-containing protein yields MNKKNIFISYSWKNMEIANEIEKDLELVQFNFKRDVHDIDYKSSISSFMEEIRNSDFALILISDSYLKSKNCMKEVLHILKEKDFKDKILPIIVDKVSIYTSEGRLGYTTYWQNEKQKLEALISSFPATSIIKEIEELKAIENIASTINEFLSYISDIKNIKFDELKNENYKSILESLGGVDVSHYISLLAIALQEDIDKKEAMLDKWFDENKPVSEAYGIRASIAEDRKNIPKAKYNYEKSIELNNKNFVSLNNYGFLLLQLKEDLEKAKELFEKAIELSPELNQARLNLGVLFSGHFNDYEKAKEQYEKIISYDPTEYRAYSNLTNYYKSQPRSKENNEKICQLYEKAISLKADFFEARFGYGNFLSENMGLHEHAKVQYNEMKRIDLNSKDLVEVLIKRANKLSLEKDRTRKISRNDSCFCGSGKKYKKCHVLL; encoded by the coding sequence ATGAATAAGAAAAATATATTTATTTCATATTCATGGAAAAATATGGAAATAGCAAATGAAATTGAAAAAGATTTAGAACTAGTTCAATTTAATTTTAAAAGAGATGTTCACGATATTGATTATAAATCAAGTATATCTAGTTTTATGGAAGAAATTAGAAATTCAGATTTTGCATTAATCTTAATAAGTGATAGTTATTTGAAATCAAAAAATTGTATGAAAGAAGTTTTACATATTTTAAAAGAAAAAGATTTTAAAGATAAAATATTACCTATTATAGTGGATAAGGTTTCAATATATACTTCAGAGGGTAGATTAGGATATACCACTTACTGGCAGAATGAAAAACAAAAATTAGAAGCTTTAATATCTTCTTTCCCTGCAACATCTATTATAAAAGAAATTGAAGAATTAAAAGCAATCGAAAATATAGCTTCAACTATAAATGAATTTCTATCATATATTAGTGATATAAAGAATATAAAATTTGATGAACTTAAAAATGAAAATTATAAGTCCATTTTAGAATCATTAGGTGGAGTAGATGTTTCTCATTATATTTCATTATTAGCAATAGCATTACAAGAAGATATTGATAAAAAAGAAGCAATGTTAGACAAATGGTTTGATGAAAATAAACCTGTTTCAGAAGCTTATGGGATAAGAGCATCAATTGCAGAAGATAGAAAAAACATCCCTAAAGCAAAATATAATTATGAGAAATCAATAGAATTAAATAATAAAAATTTTGTATCATTAAATAATTATGGCTTTTTATTATTGCAATTAAAGGAAGACCTTGAAAAAGCAAAAGAATTATTTGAAAAAGCTATTGAACTTTCTCCCGAATTAAATCAAGCTAGATTAAATTTAGGTGTGTTATTTTCAGGACATTTTAATGATTATGAAAAGGCAAAAGAACAATATGAAAAAATTATCTCTTATGACCCTACAGAATATAGAGCATATTCTAATTTAACTAATTATTATAAGTCACAGCCAAGAAGTAAAGAAAATAATGAAAAAATATGTCAACTTTATGAAAAAGCAATATCTTTAAAAGCTGATTTCTTTGAAGCTAGATTTGGTTATGGAAATTTTCTTTCTGAAAACATGGGTTTACATGAACATGCAAAAGTTCAATATAATGAAATGAAAAGAATAGATTTAAATTCAAAAGACCTAGTAGAAGTATTAATTAAGCGAGCTAATAAATTATCTTTAGAAAAAGATAGAACAAGGAAAATATCAAGAAATGATTCTTGTTTTTGTGGTAGTGGTAAAAAATACAAGAAATGTCATGTTTTATTATAA
- a CDS encoding tyrosine-type recombinase/integrase, translated as MPKVVKPLTDKEIKNTKYTSKEEFEQLKKIAKLNNNPEPKLNNKLSDGQGLYLIIKENGTKFFQYDFTFENKRKSMSFGVYPETSLSEARILREKTKELLKQKINPIIDKNISSINSDNTFKSISEKWLSKMKNEWGNSTLKKVVSVIENHAYPYIGNKPIENIIRTDILNILDRMNKKELFGSAEKLISNINRIYKFAVTYNYVEHNIIADIDKKNVIVSTRHNHYSAITNEDEVKELISDIQSFEDLFKADITTIIALKLAPLVALRPFNLCSLEWSEINFEKKYLDIPESKMKTKKDFVLPLSKQAIEILKSIEPFSAHKSKYVFPSPTSNLKNINNATINHALKKLGYKDRHCNHGFRSTFSTICHEKVKEHGFSSDIIESCLAHEEQNQVKASYNRSSKMKYFDEKRELMQWWADWLNNL; from the coding sequence ATGCCAAAAGTCGTAAAACCTCTTACTGATAAAGAAATTAAAAATACTAAATATACATCCAAAGAAGAATTTGAGCAATTAAAAAAAATTGCTAAACTAAACAATAATCCTGAACCAAAACTCAATAATAAATTATCTGATGGACAAGGTCTTTATTTAATTATAAAAGAAAATGGTACAAAATTTTTTCAATATGACTTTACTTTTGAAAATAAAAGAAAATCTATGAGCTTTGGTGTTTATCCTGAAACATCATTAAGTGAAGCTAGAATTTTAAGAGAAAAAACTAAAGAACTTTTAAAACAAAAAATAAATCCTATTATCGACAAAAATATTTCAAGTATAAACAGTGATAATACTTTCAAAAGTATTTCTGAAAAATGGTTATCTAAAATGAAAAATGAATGGGGAAATTCTACTTTAAAAAAAGTTGTAAGTGTAATAGAGAATCATGCTTATCCCTACATTGGAAATAAGCCTATTGAAAATATAATAAGAACTGATATTTTAAATATTCTAGATAGAATGAATAAAAAAGAATTATTTGGAAGTGCTGAAAAACTTATTTCAAATATCAATAGAATATATAAATTTGCTGTTACTTACAATTATGTTGAACACAATATTATTGCAGATATTGACAAAAAGAATGTAATTGTTTCAACTAGACATAATCACTATTCAGCAATTACAAATGAAGATGAAGTAAAAGAACTAATAAGTGATATTCAATCTTTTGAAGATTTATTTAAAGCAGATATAACAACTATAATTGCTTTAAAATTAGCTCCATTAGTTGCATTAAGACCTTTTAATTTGTGTTCACTTGAATGGAGTGAAATAAACTTTGAAAAGAAATACTTAGATATTCCAGAAAGTAAAATGAAAACTAAAAAAGATTTTGTTTTACCATTATCAAAACAAGCAATTGAGATTCTAAAATCTATTGAACCATTTTCAGCTCACAAAAGTAAATATGTATTTCCCTCTCCTACTTCTAATCTTAAGAATATAAATAATGCAACAATAAATCATGCACTAAAAAAACTAGGCTACAAAGATAGACATTGCAATCATGGATTTAGAAGTACATTTTCTACAATTTGCCATGAAAAAGTAAAAGAACATGGATTTAGTAGTGACATTATAGAATCTTGCTTAGCTCATGAAGAACAAAATCAAGTTAAAGCTTCTTATAATAGAAGCTCTAAAATGAAATATTTTGATGAGAAAAGAGAGTTAATGCAATGGTGGGCTGATTGGTTAAATAATCTATAA